A region of Bacteroidales bacterium DNA encodes the following proteins:
- a CDS encoding cation-translocating P-type ATPase, with translation MQINLNSGKFKGLTEAEAAEKLRIEGYNELPSSKPKNILSIAFGVIKEPMFLLLVACGTLYLVLGDIQEGIMLLGFVFVVMGIEFYQEKKTEKALDALKDLASPRALVIRYGQERRIAGREVVTGDIVVLQEGDRVPADAAMLHTLSLMVDESLLTGESVPVRKTEWNESDKSQQPGGDDLPFIYSGSMVVQGNGIAKVLATGMNTEIGQIGKALEEVEEEPTKLKKEMGTLVKRLAIIGIILCILVIIVYTLTRGDLLKGFLAGITLAMAMLPEEFPVVLTIFLALGAWRMSKKSVLTRKPAAVETLGSATVLCTDKTGTLTQNKMTVTDLFNGKEFLDISNNKVFPEEFHEIIEYGILSSQVNPFDPMEKAINSIGESYFEGTEHEHTDWEMLKEYPLSREMLAMSRVFKKAGTNEYTIASKGAPEAIFDLCHLPKEKIEHLSKSIEKLAQKGLRVLGVAKSTISSNVFPETQHDFHFDFIGLIGLSDPIRENVEVAVSECYKAGIRVIMITGDYPVTAKNIAREIGLRNHESCITGQELNEMSEEKLCEKIRDVNIFARVIPEQKLKIVNALKKNREIVAMTGDGVNDAPALKAANIGIAMGEKGTDVAREASSLVLMDDNFSSIVGAIRMGRRIFDNLQKALGYIFAIHVPIAGLSLIPVFFADLPLLLWPVHIVFLELIIDPACSIIFEAEKAEKNVMNRPPKKIDEPFFNRKKILLSCLQGCSVLVIVLAVYFSYLHLGYSEKTVRAMSFLTLIVSNIAIILSNRSWTRNIFQILATPNKTVKWIAGGAVVFLILILNIPFLMDLFQFERIQFTNALICIVAGIFSITWFEVYKLSRR, from the coding sequence ATGCAGATTAATCTCAATTCAGGGAAATTTAAAGGATTGACCGAAGCAGAAGCTGCTGAAAAGCTTCGAATTGAGGGATACAACGAACTTCCCTCATCCAAGCCTAAAAATATTTTATCCATTGCTTTTGGTGTCATTAAAGAGCCAATGTTTTTACTGTTAGTGGCTTGCGGCACATTATACCTCGTTTTAGGCGACATCCAGGAAGGCATCATGCTGCTTGGTTTTGTCTTTGTGGTCATGGGGATAGAGTTTTACCAGGAGAAGAAAACGGAAAAGGCCCTTGATGCACTGAAAGACCTCGCAAGCCCGCGTGCCCTTGTTATCCGTTATGGCCAGGAAAGAAGGATCGCGGGCAGGGAAGTGGTAACGGGTGACATTGTAGTTTTACAGGAAGGTGACAGGGTCCCGGCGGATGCAGCCATGCTGCACACGCTTAGCCTGATGGTTGACGAATCGTTGCTGACGGGAGAATCCGTTCCGGTAAGAAAAACGGAGTGGAACGAATCGGATAAATCACAACAGCCGGGGGGTGATGATTTGCCTTTTATTTATTCCGGTTCGATGGTGGTTCAGGGCAATGGCATTGCAAAGGTGCTGGCAACAGGAATGAACACGGAGATCGGGCAGATCGGCAAAGCCCTTGAGGAAGTTGAAGAGGAGCCTACCAAACTGAAAAAAGAAATGGGCACGCTTGTGAAAAGGCTTGCTATTATCGGGATCATCCTGTGTATCCTTGTTATTATTGTCTACACCCTGACAAGGGGAGATTTACTGAAAGGCTTCCTCGCGGGTATTACACTTGCCATGGCGATGCTTCCGGAAGAATTTCCAGTAGTTCTGACTATATTTTTAGCCCTTGGCGCCTGGCGCATGTCCAAAAAAAGTGTACTCACCAGGAAACCGGCGGCCGTTGAAACCCTGGGTTCCGCAACGGTGTTGTGCACGGATAAAACAGGTACGCTGACGCAAAATAAAATGACCGTCACCGATCTGTTCAATGGAAAGGAATTTCTGGACATCTCTAATAATAAAGTGTTTCCGGAAGAATTTCATGAAATTATCGAATATGGGATTCTTTCAAGCCAGGTCAATCCTTTCGACCCAATGGAAAAAGCCATTAACAGCATTGGAGAAAGTTATTTTGAAGGCACGGAACATGAGCATACTGATTGGGAAATGCTTAAGGAATACCCGCTTTCAAGAGAGATGCTGGCCATGTCCAGGGTTTTCAAAAAAGCAGGGACAAATGAATATACTATTGCATCGAAAGGTGCACCTGAAGCCATTTTTGACTTATGCCACCTTCCAAAAGAAAAAATTGAACATCTTTCCAAATCCATTGAAAAATTAGCCCAAAAAGGATTAAGAGTCTTGGGCGTGGCTAAATCAACCATCAGCTCAAATGTTTTTCCGGAAACGCAGCATGATTTCCATTTTGATTTTATTGGATTGATCGGATTGTCGGACCCGATCAGGGAAAATGTGGAAGTGGCCGTCAGCGAATGCTATAAAGCCGGTATCCGGGTGATCATGATAACCGGAGATTATCCGGTAACTGCAAAAAACATTGCACGGGAAATCGGTTTAAGGAACCATGAATCTTGCATCACAGGACAGGAGCTAAACGAAATGAGCGAGGAGAAATTGTGCGAAAAGATCAGGGATGTTAACATATTCGCCCGGGTCATCCCAGAACAAAAGCTGAAAATTGTCAATGCACTGAAAAAAAACAGGGAGATTGTCGCCATGACCGGTGACGGGGTAAATGATGCACCCGCATTGAAAGCTGCAAATATCGGTATCGCCATGGGTGAAAAAGGCACGGACGTTGCCCGTGAAGCCTCTTCCCTGGTACTCATGGATGATAATTTTTCATCTATCGTGGGTGCTATCAGGATGGGACGAAGGATTTTTGATAACCTTCAGAAAGCGCTTGGCTATATTTTTGCCATTCACGTGCCGATTGCAGGACTATCGCTAATCCCTGTTTTTTTTGCAGACCTTCCCCTGCTTTTGTGGCCGGTGCATATCGTATTCCTTGAATTGATCATTGATCCGGCCTGCTCCATCATCTTTGAAGCTGAAAAAGCGGAGAAGAATGTGATGAACAGGCCACCGAAGAAAATAGATGAACCTTTCTTCAATAGGAAAAAGATATTATTAAGTTGTTTACAGGGATGCAGCGTTCTGGTAATTGTTTTAGCGGTTTATTTCAGCTACCTGCATTTAGGTTATAGTGAAAAGACGGTCAGGGCGATGTCTTTCCTGACCCTTATTGTCTCCAATATTGCCATTATTTTGTCGAACCGTTCCTGGACAAGAAATATTTTCCAGATACTGGCAACACCAAATAAGACCGTTAAATGGATTGCCGGTGGAGCTGTCGTATTTTTAATTCTAATCCTGAATATTCCTTTCCTGATGGATTTGTTTCAATTTGAAAGGATCCAGTTTACGAATGCCCTGATTTGCATTGTGGCCGGGATATTCAGCATAACCTGGTTTGAGGTTTACAAATTATCAAGACGCTGA
- the kbl gene encoding glycine C-acetyltransferase translates to MIGKMKDFLANELKTIEDAGLFKHERIIESEQGAEIIVKGKKCLNFCANNYLGLSSHPDVIKAAHKGIEERGYGMSSVRFICGTQDIHKELEMKVSKFLGMEDTILFSSCFDANGAVFEPLLGTEDAIITDALNHASIIDGIRLCKAQRWIYKHNDFRDVEEEDPATGKMAKGLERCLKEAKDCRFRLITTDGAFSMDGDVARLKEICDLAEKYDAMVMVDDSHSSGFMGKTGRGTHEYRGVMGRVDIITTTFGKALGGASGGCISSSKEIISWMRNKARPYLFSNTVAPAVVSGTIQVLDMLSSTTELRDKLERNTKYFRAKMTEAGFDIVAGDHPIVPIMFGKYPDCSKLAVKFANRMLEEGVYVIAFSFPVVPKGKDRIRVQISAGHDQHHLDHAITAFIKVGKELEMIK, encoded by the coding sequence ATGATCGGCAAAATGAAAGACTTCCTGGCAAATGAACTCAAAACCATTGAGGATGCCGGGCTATTCAAACACGAACGCATCATTGAAAGCGAACAGGGCGCTGAAATCATTGTAAAAGGCAAAAAATGCCTGAATTTTTGCGCAAATAACTACCTCGGCCTTTCCTCCCACCCGGATGTGATCAAAGCCGCTCACAAAGGAATTGAAGAACGTGGATACGGAATGTCATCCGTGCGTTTCATCTGTGGCACGCAGGATATTCACAAGGAACTGGAAATGAAAGTTTCGAAATTCCTCGGTATGGAAGATACTATCCTATTCTCCTCATGCTTTGATGCAAACGGAGCTGTTTTTGAACCGCTGCTTGGTACTGAGGATGCAATCATTACTGACGCACTAAACCATGCCTCAATTATCGACGGGATCCGCCTTTGTAAGGCCCAACGCTGGATTTACAAGCACAACGATTTTCGGGATGTGGAAGAAGAAGATCCCGCCACGGGCAAAATGGCCAAAGGTCTTGAGAGATGCCTTAAGGAAGCTAAAGATTGCCGTTTCAGGTTGATTACCACCGACGGAGCTTTCAGCATGGATGGAGACGTGGCACGGTTGAAGGAGATATGCGACCTTGCCGAAAAATATGATGCGATGGTGATGGTCGACGATAGCCATTCATCGGGCTTTATGGGAAAGACCGGCCGTGGAACGCATGAATACCGCGGTGTGATGGGCAGGGTGGACATCATTACCACTACCTTTGGAAAAGCACTTGGAGGAGCATCCGGCGGCTGTATCTCCAGCAGCAAAGAGATCATCTCATGGATGCGCAACAAGGCACGTCCTTACCTGTTCTCCAACACCGTTGCCCCGGCCGTGGTGAGTGGAACGATACAGGTGCTCGATATGCTTTCATCCACCACCGAGCTTCGCGATAAGCTGGAAAGAAACACCAAATATTTCCGTGCAAAAATGACGGAAGCCGGCTTTGATATCGTCGCAGGCGACCACCCGATCGTTCCGATCATGTTCGGCAAATATCCCGACTGTTCCAAACTGGCTGTCAAGTTTGCAAACCGTATGCTGGAAGAAGGCGTTTACGTGATCGCATTCTCCTTCCCGGTGGTACCCAAAGGAAAGGACCGCATCCGAGTGCAAATCTCGGCGGGACATGACCAGCATCACTTGGATCACGCGATTACCGCGTTTATCAAGGTGGGAAAAGAGCTGGAGATGATTAAATAA
- a CDS encoding HigA family addiction module antitoxin, giving the protein MEKLNNIHPGEILLEEFLIPLNISAYKLSKDINIPQTRVSEILKGRRRITADTALRLSNYFGNSAKFWLGLQNDFDIEEEIHLKKDEFKVIKKHKENVA; this is encoded by the coding sequence ATGGAAAAGCTTAATAACATACATCCCGGTGAGATTTTATTAGAAGAATTTTTAATCCCTTTGAATATTTCTGCTTATAAATTGTCAAAGGACATTAATATTCCTCAAACCAGGGTTAGTGAAATCTTAAAAGGGAGGCGGCGGATCACCGCTGACACTGCATTGAGGTTAAGTAATTATTTTGGCAATTCGGCGAAATTCTGGCTCGGACTACAGAATGATTTTGATATTGAAGAAGAAATACACCTGAAGAAAGATGAATTTAAGGTAATCAAGAAGCATAAAGAAAACGTTGCCTAA
- a CDS encoding type II toxin-antitoxin system RelE/ParE family toxin: protein MIQSFGSKETEKIWNGIRSKKLPDEIQHIARRKLRMLNNSVNLNDLIIPPSNNLEKLKGELKDYHSIRINDQWRIIFHWENGHSFNVEIIDYH, encoded by the coding sequence ATGATTCAATCTTTCGGATCTAAAGAAACTGAAAAAATTTGGAATGGTATCAGATCCAAAAAGTTACCAGATGAAATTCAGCATATCGCCAGACGAAAACTTAGAATGCTTAATAATTCTGTGAATTTGAATGATTTGATAATTCCTCCGTCTAACAATTTGGAAAAACTCAAAGGTGAACTAAAGGATTATCATAGCATAAGAATAAATGACCAATGGAGGATTATCTTTCATTGGGAAAACGGGCATTCTTTTAATGTCGAAATAATTGATTATCATTAA
- a CDS encoding NAD-dependent epimerase/dehydratase family protein, whose product MKKILVIGAVGQIGSELTMRLREVYGSSNVVAGYRKTEPGKELAESGPLERVDATEPERLAEIVKKYKIDAIYNLAALLSAVAEGNPTMAWNVGVGGVFNCLEVARENKCAVFFPSSIGAFGPTTPLDNTPQDTIQRPTTMYGVTKVTGELLSDYYYKKFGVDTRGLRYPGIISNVTLPGGGTTDYAVEIYYAAIKEKKFTCPLPAGTFLDMMYMPDALDAAIDVMEADPSKLKHRNAFNVSAMSFDPEIIYKEIKKHIPDFVMTYDVDLMKKGIADSWPNSMDDSAARAEWGWNPKWKLDNMTVDMLKVIGEKHKLGLI is encoded by the coding sequence ATGAAAAAGATACTCGTCATTGGTGCTGTAGGTCAGATCGGATCCGAGCTGACCATGCGCTTAAGGGAAGTTTACGGTTCATCGAATGTTGTGGCCGGCTACCGCAAAACCGAACCCGGTAAAGAATTAGCAGAATCCGGACCGCTGGAAAGGGTGGATGCCACCGAACCGGAAAGACTGGCTGAAATAGTTAAGAAATATAAAATCGATGCGATCTATAACCTGGCTGCCCTGCTCTCCGCCGTAGCCGAAGGAAATCCGACTATGGCATGGAACGTTGGAGTAGGCGGCGTGTTCAATTGTCTTGAAGTGGCCCGTGAAAATAAGTGCGCCGTTTTCTTCCCCAGCTCTATCGGCGCTTTCGGACCCACTACCCCGCTCGATAACACACCCCAGGATACCATCCAGCGACCCACCACCATGTACGGCGTGACCAAAGTAACAGGCGAACTGCTCAGTGATTATTATTACAAAAAGTTCGGCGTGGATACCCGCGGCTTGCGATACCCTGGCATCATTTCAAATGTAACTCTGCCCGGCGGCGGTACTACTGACTATGCAGTGGAGATATACTATGCGGCCATCAAGGAGAAAAAATTCACCTGTCCCCTGCCCGCCGGCACTTTCCTCGATATGATGTATATGCCTGACGCACTCGACGCAGCCATCGACGTGATGGAAGCCGATCCGTCAAAACTCAAGCACCGCAATGCTTTCAACGTCTCCGCCATGAGCTTCGACCCGGAGATCATCTATAAGGAGATCAAAAAACATATCCCCGACTTTGTTATGACCTATGATGTCGACCTGATGAAAAAAGGCATCGCCGACTCATGGCCGAACAGCATGGACGATAGCGCCGCCCGCGCCGAATGGGGCTGGAACCCGAAATGGAAGCTCGACAACATGACGGTTGATATGCTGAAGGTTATTGGTGAGAAGCATAAACTGGGACTTATCTAA
- the mnmA gene encoding tRNA 2-thiouridine(34) synthase MnmA: MQIAALVSGGVDSSVIVPLLKDQGYDPVIFYIQIGMDNEPGFMDCPSEEDIEITTFIAKKYGCRFEIANLHEEYWNRVVNYTIDSIRHGFTPNPDVMCNLFIKFGSFEDKFGKDFDRIATGHYARRIDEGGKAYLGTAIDQKKDQTYFLGRITYHQLSKAMFPLADLEKKDVRKMARNLKLPSAERPDSQGICFLGKINYNEFIKRYAGEKEGDIIELETGKILGKHKGFWFHTIGQRKGLGLSQGPWFVVKKDIPGNIVYVSNGYNPVAQHQEVILLADFLFINEKPDRDYSVAQPVHFKIRHQPEFNEGLMVREGEGNYRIDSVNSIAGVAPGQFGVVYTTDNRICLGSGVIT, from the coding sequence ATGCAAATCGCTGCCCTTGTTTCAGGTGGAGTCGACAGTTCCGTCATTGTTCCCTTATTGAAAGATCAAGGGTATGATCCGGTCATTTTTTACATCCAGATCGGGATGGACAACGAACCTGGCTTCATGGACTGCCCGTCGGAAGAGGATATCGAGATCACAACTTTCATCGCCAAAAAATACGGCTGCCGCTTTGAAATTGCTAACCTGCACGAAGAATACTGGAACCGGGTAGTGAATTACACAATCGATTCCATCCGTCATGGCTTTACCCCAAACCCAGATGTGATGTGCAACCTGTTTATCAAATTCGGAAGCTTTGAAGACAAATTCGGAAAAGACTTCGACAGGATTGCAACCGGCCACTATGCCCGGAGGATTGATGAAGGGGGAAAAGCTTACCTTGGAACCGCTATCGACCAGAAAAAAGACCAGACATACTTTCTAGGCAGGATTACATACCATCAACTCTCGAAAGCCATGTTTCCCCTGGCAGACCTGGAAAAGAAAGACGTCAGGAAGATGGCCCGCAACCTGAAGCTCCCCAGCGCTGAACGGCCCGACAGCCAGGGTATCTGCTTTCTCGGAAAGATCAACTACAATGAGTTCATCAAACGATATGCCGGTGAAAAGGAGGGGGACATTATCGAACTGGAAACCGGGAAAATCCTTGGCAAACACAAAGGCTTCTGGTTTCATACTATCGGCCAGCGAAAAGGCCTGGGCCTCAGCCAGGGTCCGTGGTTCGTCGTTAAAAAGGACATTCCCGGTAATATCGTTTACGTTTCAAACGGATATAATCCGGTTGCACAACATCAGGAGGTGATTTTGCTCGCCGATTTTCTCTTTATCAATGAAAAACCCGACCGGGATTATTCTGTCGCCCAGCCGGTGCATTTCAAGATCCGCCACCAGCCTGAGTTTAATGAAGGCTTGATGGTCCGGGAAGGAGAGGGGAATTATCGGATTGACAGCGTTAATAGCATTGCCGGCGTTGCCCCCGGACAGTTCGGTGTAGTTTACACCACCGATAACAGGATATGTCTGGGGAGCGGAGTGATTACATAA
- a CDS encoding iron-containing alcohol dehydrogenase — protein MENFILYNPVKLHFGKNVVENLGKSVSHYGKKVLLVYGGGSIKRNGIYDQVIDQLRKAGTEVFEYPGIRPNPVIEDVNAAADLGRKKHVDIILAVGGGSVIDSAKIISITIPVDHSGWEFIKGKAKPKTAVPLIAVLTLAATGTEMNRFAVVQNNKTREKLGYGDPLTYPKESFLDPSYTISVPADYTSYGITDLIAHSLEAYFGEGEASLSDRFVYAIIREAIEYGPQLLNDPGNYALREKIMYAATNALNNLTFYGRKSGDWGVHSIGHVLSVLYDVAHGASLSIAYPAWLRLHKDRISGRIAELSNNLFQTATTDQAIEHLEFFFISIKSPVRLIDIGIDIKKKGGEIYQTLLSCKAGGNHHALSPEDYRELIRLMA, from the coding sequence ATGGAAAACTTCATTTTGTATAACCCGGTAAAACTGCACTTCGGGAAAAACGTAGTGGAAAATCTTGGGAAATCGGTTTCTCATTATGGTAAAAAAGTTCTGCTGGTGTATGGCGGAGGATCGATAAAAAGAAACGGTATTTATGACCAGGTTATTGACCAGCTCAGGAAAGCGGGGACGGAGGTTTTTGAATATCCTGGCATCCGGCCAAATCCGGTTATTGAAGATGTGAATGCCGCAGCGGACCTGGGACGGAAGAAACATGTGGATATAATCCTGGCAGTAGGAGGGGGGAGCGTGATCGATTCGGCAAAAATTATCAGCATCACTATTCCTGTTGACCATTCCGGATGGGAATTTATCAAAGGCAAGGCAAAACCAAAAACAGCAGTCCCACTGATCGCCGTGTTGACCCTGGCGGCAACCGGCACGGAAATGAACCGCTTCGCCGTTGTACAGAATAATAAAACCAGAGAAAAACTGGGATATGGCGACCCGCTGACCTATCCGAAAGAATCCTTCCTGGATCCGTCGTATACCATTTCGGTCCCGGCTGATTATACATCATACGGAATTACGGACCTGATTGCCCATAGCCTGGAAGCTTATTTCGGAGAAGGGGAGGCATCCCTTTCCGACCGTTTTGTCTATGCCATTATCCGTGAAGCCATCGAATATGGCCCACAACTGTTGAACGATCCGGGGAATTATGCTTTGCGTGAAAAGATCATGTATGCTGCAACCAACGCACTCAATAATCTCACATTTTACGGGAGGAAATCGGGTGACTGGGGGGTACATTCTATCGGGCATGTTTTGTCGGTTTTATATGATGTTGCCCATGGTGCTTCTTTATCCATCGCTTATCCTGCCTGGCTGCGACTGCATAAGGACCGCATTTCCGGGCGGATCGCGGAATTAAGCAATAATCTCTTTCAAACCGCTACCACTGATCAGGCCATTGAACACCTGGAATTCTTTTTCATCTCCATTAAATCTCCGGTAAGATTGATTGATATCGGGATCGATATTAAAAAAAAGGGAGGGGAGATTTATCAAACCCTTCTTTCATGTAAGGCCGGGGGCAACCATCATGCGCTCAGTCCAGAAGATTACCGGGAGTTGATCCGGCTTATGGCCTGA